One region of Dehalococcoidia bacterium genomic DNA includes:
- the thiL gene encoding thiamine-phosphate kinase has translation MKVSEVGEFGLIEILAKMIETRLDVKRPSWKNIVAGIGDDAAAWKNTDEITLATTDCLVQNVHFKIGQAAWSELGWKALAINLSDIAAMGGTAECALVTLGLPADTDVEDVTELYRGLIQLGDQFGIAIAGGDITSSNTMFISLTVTGSAGKRLLRRSAAKPGDLIGVTGYLGAAAAGLRLISNGAAPTAEDAPLRQAFLSPCPRLAEGAMILAAGGRAAIDISDGLVADLGHICRASKVGARIDVEHIPVHPAARKAFLSHALDMALGGGEDYELLFTASAAVIDKVKAKTSLPVSVIGEITANSPGVVQTVDAKGRPYKFDKAGWDHFGKG, from the coding sequence ATGAAAGTATCTGAAGTCGGCGAATTCGGGCTGATCGAAATTCTGGCCAAAATGATAGAAACGAGACTGGATGTAAAGCGTCCTTCGTGGAAAAATATAGTGGCGGGTATTGGAGACGATGCTGCTGCATGGAAGAATACGGACGAGATTACGCTGGCCACCACCGACTGCCTGGTCCAGAACGTTCATTTTAAGATAGGCCAGGCGGCGTGGAGCGAACTGGGCTGGAAAGCCCTGGCTATCAACCTGAGCGACATTGCCGCTATGGGGGGCACGGCGGAATGCGCCCTGGTGACTCTGGGCCTGCCCGCCGACACCGACGTGGAAGACGTCACCGAACTGTACCGGGGTTTGATACAGCTGGGGGACCAGTTTGGAATAGCCATCGCCGGGGGTGATATCACCTCGTCGAATACCATGTTTATCAGCTTGACCGTCACCGGAAGCGCGGGCAAGCGGCTGTTGAGGCGTTCCGCAGCCAAACCCGGCGACCTGATAGGAGTTACCGGATATCTGGGAGCGGCGGCGGCAGGTCTCAGGCTCATCAGCAACGGAGCTGCCCCTACCGCTGAGGACGCTCCACTCAGACAGGCATTCCTCAGCCCCTGTCCCCGTCTGGCGGAGGGAGCTATGATACTGGCCGCAGGCGGGCGGGCTGCCATAGACATTAGCGATGGACTGGTAGCCGACCTGGGACATATCTGCCGGGCAAGCAAAGTGGGAGCGCGTATCGATGTGGAGCACATACCCGTTCATCCGGCGGCACGTAAGGCATTTCTCTCGCATGCGCTGGACATGGCGCTGGGAGGTGGCGAGGATTATGAATTGCTCTTTACGGCGAGCGCAGCGGTTATTGATAAGGTCAAGGCAAAAACCAGCCTGCCTGTGAGCGTCATCGGTGAGATAACCGCAAACTCCCCGGGAGTTGTACAGACTGTAGATGCAAAAGGCCGCCCTTATAAATTCGACAAGGCCGGGTGGGACCACTTTGGCAAAGGCTAG
- the tsaE gene encoding tRNA (adenosine(37)-N6)-threonylcarbamoyltransferase complex ATPase subunit type 1 TsaE, which yields MQKAALINSTRPGGTTLAKASLKLISRSSEETQQLGRIIGELARSGDILLLSGPLGAGKTCLAQGIAQGLGVKENAASPSYVLMREFAGRLPLYHMDLYRLEFKEIAELGLDDYLYGHGVCVIEWAEKAVALMPPEHIAINLAYAGESERSIDILPSGTRYETMTRDLTAALAPLKKDNI from the coding sequence ATGCAAAAGGCCGCCCTTATAAATTCGACAAGGCCGGGTGGGACCACTTTGGCAAAGGCTAGTCTTAAACTGATCAGCCGTAGCTCCGAAGAAACGCAGCAACTCGGCCGCATAATCGGTGAACTGGCGCGCTCGGGAGACATTCTTCTTTTGAGCGGGCCGCTCGGGGCGGGTAAAACCTGCCTGGCGCAGGGGATAGCGCAGGGACTGGGAGTGAAGGAGAACGCCGCCAGCCCCTCTTATGTATTGATGCGCGAGTTTGCCGGCAGACTGCCGCTATACCATATGGATCTTTATAGGTTGGAGTTCAAGGAGATTGCCGAGCTGGGGTTGGATGATTATCTTTACGGACATGGTGTGTGCGTCATCGAATGGGCGGAAAAAGCCGTGGCGCTCATGCCGCCGGAGCATATTGCTATCAATCTGGCTTATGCAGGGGAATCCGAGCGCAGCATAGACATACTCCCGAGCGGAACACGCTATGAGACAATGACTCGGGATCTGACAGCTGCGCTTGCCCCCCTCAAAAAGGATAATATATAG
- a CDS encoding nucleoside-diphosphate kinase, with product MYLAIDTSSDIAGLAIIHEGQILVEITWQCGRNHTVELLPHLESLLRQSSLNIKDMKGIIVARGPGSFNGLRVGLGTAKGLAFSLSVPIVGVSTLEAAAYQHAESGLPVCAIFNAGRGEITHAVYQLTDGKWRCLAPESLITINELGDRVKERTVFCGEPTQDMLEQLRTTLGEKVDIPPTAVRLRRAESLATLGEKRLTEGLYDDAATLQPIYLRRPHISQPKSKSAGAMPPPMDCKRIAVIWDMDGTIVNTAAQHFEAWQAVFRSRGVVFSREDFKKGFGLRNDDIIRDVLGQQTSQEEIDSISREKTEFFREAVRCEGVGPMPGAMALLEALHRSNIPMAVASSAPRQNTNTFLKMLGIESLFEAVVSGEEVVNGKPNPQIFLLAAEKLNIEPRCCAVIEDAVGGVAAARAAGMRSVGVAANHPKESLKLADVVVDSLAELTVSDIEKLIQTCDTGRLKYNGGHKMERSLVLVKPDAVERGFSGAIIGRLESAGLTLVALKMLRMDRALAERHYAPHKEKPFFKELISFITSGPIVAAVFEGDDAIRTIRAVMGATDPARAESGSLRKDFGINIERNAVHGSDSVKTAEHEVKLFFKDSEILSYERKQ from the coding sequence ATGTATCTGGCTATCGACACATCGAGCGATATAGCCGGCTTGGCAATTATTCATGAGGGGCAAATCCTGGTGGAGATAACCTGGCAATGCGGCAGAAATCATACCGTCGAGCTGCTGCCACACCTGGAATCGCTGCTAAGGCAGTCTTCCCTGAACATCAAGGATATGAAGGGGATTATCGTTGCCAGAGGGCCGGGTAGTTTCAACGGGCTGAGAGTTGGGCTGGGAACTGCCAAAGGACTGGCCTTTAGCCTGAGTGTGCCCATAGTGGGCGTCAGCACGCTCGAAGCTGCGGCCTATCAGCACGCAGAGAGCGGCCTGCCTGTGTGCGCCATTTTTAACGCAGGAAGAGGCGAAATCACGCATGCGGTTTATCAACTGACAGATGGCAAGTGGCGCTGCCTGGCCCCCGAAAGTCTGATAACCATCAATGAACTTGGCGACCGCGTCAAGGAGCGGACCGTTTTTTGCGGCGAACCCACACAGGATATGTTAGAACAGCTAAGAACGACACTCGGAGAAAAGGTGGACATACCCCCGACCGCGGTCAGACTGAGGCGTGCGGAGTCCCTGGCTACACTGGGTGAAAAAAGGCTAACTGAAGGGCTCTACGACGATGCCGCCACGCTACAACCCATCTATTTGAGGCGGCCGCATATCAGCCAGCCCAAATCGAAAAGCGCCGGAGCCATGCCGCCGCCCATGGATTGCAAACGCATCGCTGTCATCTGGGATATGGACGGTACCATAGTAAATACGGCGGCACAGCATTTCGAAGCATGGCAAGCCGTATTCAGGAGTCGCGGCGTGGTTTTCAGCCGCGAGGATTTCAAAAAGGGTTTCGGTTTACGCAACGACGACATTATCCGGGACGTGCTGGGCCAGCAGACATCTCAAGAAGAGATAGATTCCATCAGCCGCGAGAAAACAGAGTTTTTCCGCGAGGCCGTGCGCTGCGAGGGCGTCGGCCCCATGCCCGGAGCCATGGCGCTGCTTGAGGCGCTTCATAGGAGTAACATACCAATGGCAGTAGCCTCCTCGGCGCCCCGTCAGAATACCAACACTTTCCTCAAGATGCTGGGAATAGAAAGCCTTTTCGAGGCCGTCGTCAGCGGGGAGGAAGTAGTGAATGGGAAGCCTAACCCTCAGATCTTTCTGCTGGCCGCCGAGAAGCTGAACATAGAACCCCGCTGCTGTGCTGTCATCGAGGATGCCGTGGGAGGTGTAGCGGCGGCTCGCGCCGCTGGCATGCGCTCGGTGGGGGTGGCTGCCAACCATCCCAAGGAGAGCCTCAAACTGGCCGACGTGGTGGTGGACTCACTGGCGGAACTAACCGTCTCAGACATTGAAAAGCTTATCCAAACCTGTGATACTGGCAGGCTGAAATATAATGGAGGTCATAAAATGGAACGTTCACTGGTGCTGGTAAAACCGGATGCGGTTGAAAGGGGATTCAGCGGGGCTATCATCGGGCGGCTGGAAAGCGCAGGGCTTACGCTGGTAGCCCTCAAAATGCTGCGCATGGACCGGGCTTTGGCTGAGCGCCACTACGCCCCTCACAAGGAAAAGCCTTTTTTCAAAGAGCTGATAAGTTTTATCACCTCCGGCCCCATCGTGGCCGCCGTATTCGAGGGCGATGATGCCATACGCACCATCCGGGCGGTAATGGGAGCGACGGATCCGGCCAGAGCTGAATCAGGCAGCCTCCGCAAAGACTTCGGAATAAACATCGAG